One genomic window of Luteitalea pratensis includes the following:
- a CDS encoding ARPP-1 family domain-containing protein yields MDVVKQHLQGLVYGPSTHSGHLGVVPLLAREGIASPPFYDTLKDAIGAGTARVTEISEGGSVPELLVVNDGPRPVLLVDGEELVGARQNRIVNITLLVPAHGKLHIPVSCVEAGRWSYRSREFTSADRAFHASGRRDKMAQVNLSMRTNASRSADQGAVWDEIASKSARLDAASSTRAAAAMFERRHADLERYVADLTPVQSQVGAVFVARGRVTGVEVFDHPQSWARQMPMLVRSYGLDALDDALHETLDGAAQGLAAAEFVGRIGLEGAHMLAAIGLGTDVRFADGGVVGGALVVERALVHLVAFPTGLGARPSSRGERQSRRAHGRDERVH; encoded by the coding sequence ATGGACGTCGTCAAGCAACACCTGCAAGGCCTTGTGTACGGACCCTCCACCCACTCGGGACACCTCGGCGTTGTCCCCCTGCTTGCCCGTGAGGGCATCGCGTCGCCGCCGTTCTACGACACGCTGAAGGACGCCATTGGCGCGGGCACCGCGCGTGTCACCGAAATTTCCGAAGGCGGGAGCGTGCCCGAATTGCTCGTCGTCAACGACGGGCCGCGCCCGGTCCTGCTCGTGGACGGCGAGGAACTCGTCGGCGCGCGTCAGAACCGCATCGTCAACATCACCCTGCTGGTGCCGGCACACGGCAAGCTGCACATTCCGGTGTCCTGCGTCGAGGCGGGGCGGTGGTCGTACCGCAGCCGTGAGTTCACGTCCGCTGACCGCGCGTTTCACGCGTCTGGCCGACGCGACAAGATGGCTCAGGTCAACCTGTCGATGCGAACCAATGCATCCCGGAGCGCGGACCAGGGCGCGGTGTGGGACGAGATCGCGAGCAAGAGCGCACGGCTGGACGCGGCGTCGTCGACGCGGGCGGCCGCCGCGATGTTCGAGCGCCGGCACGCCGATCTCGAGCGGTATGTGGCCGACCTGACGCCCGTCCAGTCGCAGGTCGGCGCCGTATTCGTCGCGCGCGGCCGCGTCACAGGCGTGGAGGTCTTCGATCATCCCCAGTCGTGGGCGCGGCAGATGCCGATGCTCGTTCGCAGCTACGGGCTCGACGCGCTCGACGACGCGCTCCACGAGACGCTGGACGGTGCGGCGCAGGGACTCGCGGCGGCGGAGTTCGTCGGGCGCATTGGCCTGGAGGGTGCGCACATGTTGGCGGCAATCGGGCTCGGCACGGACGTCCGTTTCGCCGATGGCGGGGTCGTCGGCGGCGCGCTCGTCGTGGAAAGGGCGCTCGTGCACCTGGTGGCGTTCCCGACGGGACTGGGTGCGCGGCCGTCGTCACGCGGCGAGCGGCAATCCCGACGAGCTCACGGGCGTGACGAACGCGTCCACTGA
- a CDS encoding sigma-54-dependent transcriptional regulator has product MGRILVADDHDSLRRALARALIEAGHEITEASNGNVAIERLHETNFDVVLSDLKMGGSDGLDVLRTAKALQPQTAVILMTAFGSVHTAVEAMKIGAFDYVPKPFEIEEMEVKIDKALEHRRLRNEVDYLRHEQGGIYQFDNIIGASGALQRVLDVVKKVAKSNTTVLINGETGTGKELIAGAIHHNSLRAARNFVKVNCAALQENLLESELFGHERGAFTGADKQRIGRFEQADGGTLFLDEIGDMSANTQAKILRVLQEHEFERLGGTRTIRVDVRLIAATNRNLAAMVETGGFREDLYYRLNVVQIEMPPVRDRKEDIPALTNFFIKRFAVELKKRIEGVTPEALKLLMRYNWPGNIRELENTIERAALLSDERLISADDLRIGGTGTTTDHDAPQTVVKIPPQGVPLEEIERQAVIEALKMANWVQKDAAELLSISPRVMNYKIKTLGIDFPRSRRPPVGVPLVM; this is encoded by the coding sequence ATGGGCCGCATCCTCGTCGCCGACGACCACGACTCGCTCCGCCGCGCCCTCGCTCGCGCCCTCATCGAGGCCGGGCACGAGATCACGGAAGCCAGCAACGGCAACGTGGCCATCGAGCGCCTTCACGAGACCAACTTCGACGTCGTCCTGAGCGACCTGAAGATGGGCGGCAGTGACGGCCTCGACGTGCTGCGCACCGCCAAGGCGCTGCAGCCGCAGACGGCCGTGATCCTCATGACCGCGTTCGGCTCGGTGCACACGGCCGTGGAGGCGATGAAGATCGGCGCCTTCGACTACGTGCCCAAGCCGTTCGAGATCGAGGAGATGGAGGTCAAGATCGACAAGGCGCTCGAGCACCGGCGCCTGCGCAACGAAGTCGATTACCTCCGCCACGAGCAGGGCGGCATCTACCAGTTCGACAACATCATCGGCGCCAGTGGCGCCCTGCAGCGCGTACTCGACGTGGTCAAGAAGGTCGCCAAGAGCAACACCACCGTGCTGATCAACGGCGAGACCGGTACCGGCAAGGAGCTGATCGCCGGCGCCATTCACCACAACTCGCTGCGCGCGGCGCGCAACTTCGTCAAGGTGAACTGCGCGGCGCTGCAGGAGAACCTGCTCGAGTCCGAACTCTTCGGCCACGAGCGCGGCGCGTTCACCGGCGCCGACAAGCAGCGCATCGGCCGCTTCGAGCAGGCCGATGGCGGCACGCTGTTCCTCGATGAGATCGGCGACATGAGCGCCAACACGCAGGCCAAGATCCTGCGCGTGCTCCAGGAGCACGAGTTCGAACGCCTCGGCGGCACCCGGACGATTCGCGTCGACGTCCGCCTGATCGCGGCCACCAACCGCAACCTGGCGGCGATGGTCGAAACCGGCGGCTTCCGCGAGGATCTCTACTACCGCCTGAACGTGGTGCAGATCGAGATGCCGCCCGTCCGCGATCGCAAGGAGGACATCCCGGCGCTCACCAACTTCTTCATCAAGCGCTTCGCGGTCGAGCTCAAGAAGCGGATTGAAGGGGTCACCCCCGAGGCTCTGAAGCTGCTGATGCGCTACAACTGGCCGGGCAACATCCGTGAGCTCGAGAACACGATCGAGCGCGCCGCGCTGCTCAGCGACGAGCGACTGATCAGCGCCGACGATCTGCGCATCGGCGGCACCGGCACCACCACGGACCACGACGCCCCGCAGACGGTCGTGAAGATTCCGCCGCAGGGCGTACCGCTCGAGGAGATCGAACGGCAGGCGGTCATCGAGGCGCTCAAGATGGCCAACTGGGTGCAGAAGGACGCGGCCGAACTGCTGTCGATCAGCCCGCGCGTCATGAACTACAAGATCAAGACGCTCGGCATCGACTTCCCGCGGAGCCGGCGGCCGCCGGTAGGGGTGCCCCTGGTGATGTAG